Sequence from the Thermococcus sp. genome:
GAATCCAATTGTTCTTCCGTAGTGAACTCCGTATTTCTTTTTGAGGACGTGGATAAACTCGTCTAAGACTAAAACGTCCGTATACAGCTCGTCCTCCTCAAGGAGAGTTTTGTAGAACTCGTCGATGGAGGTTTCGTAGTTTGGGTCACTACTGCCTAAGGCCAGATAAACGAAGAGGTTCGTGTCAAGGAAAATCCTCATTCCTCGATCCCCCAGGCCTCGTCAAACTCGTCTTCAAGGCTTATTCCCTTGAGCTCACCAGGTTCCGGTTTTCTTTTTGGGTTCATCTTCCTTCGTCTCTCTCTGATTTTCCTGAGAACATCCTCTGCCTTTACAGGACCACGTAGCACTAAGCCTTTCTCCGTCGGCTCCACTATGACCTCACCGCCCTCCTTTATGCCGTAGGTCTCTCTGAATACCTTGGGGATTACTATCTGACCCTTGGGCCCAACTTTCAGACGGATACTAACCAAAGGTATCACCAAGTATAACTAGCGGTTCAACCGATAAAAAGGTTGCGAAGGGATGAAAAATCAGGAGGAGAAGGGGCTCTCTTTGAGTTCCCTGTTGGTGAACTCGACTATCTTCTTCACGCTTTCCTCTATCGTCTCAGGCTCGGGCTTCATGAGGACGTAGAAGACGTTGGTCTTTGGTGTCAAAGCCATGTGCTTGACGTTGTGGGGCTTCGGAAGGCTTTCCAGTAGGGACTTGAGCTTATCGAGATCCCTCCTCTTCTCGAAGAGGGCCTCATACCTTTTGCCCGCTATCTCTATCTCCTCCCTCTGGAGGAGTGGCTCGTTCTCTATGTTGGGCTTAAGCCTGTAATAACCCTTCTGGATGAGGTGGGCCTCGCGCTTTATCTGGGCGAAGGGCCTGACGACGATGTAGAGCTTGTCGTGCCTGCTCGTTAGCAGGGCAATCGGGAAGTAGAGGAGGCTGTGCCTCGGGAGGAGCGTTAGAGTGTATTCAAACCTCCTCACGTTGTCCCTGTTTACCTTGTAGTTTGCCCGGAAGCCTATGTAGCCCCCGAGCCAGACGTAGTCCTTGTCCTCAGGTTTTATAACATCCTGTATTGATCTTATGTAATGTTGCATGAGGAGAAGGTTAAGTTTTCTACCCCTGAAGTACTGAAGAGTCGCAATTCCAGCCACAAATATTATAATCGCGATCAGCAACTGATTGTTCATTTCAATCACCCTCAGGATAGTACCTTTGGAAGCTCCTAGCGTCAAGTATTTCAATCCTTCCTAAATCTGAGAGGAC
This genomic interval carries:
- a CDS encoding AbrB/MazE/SpoVT family DNA-binding domain-containing protein — translated: MIPLVSIRLKVGPKGQIVIPKVFRETYGIKEGGEVIVEPTEKGLVLRGPVKAEDVLRKIRERRRKMNPKRKPEPGELKGISLEDEFDEAWGIEE